A part of Terriglobus roseus genomic DNA contains:
- a CDS encoding acido-empty-quinoprotein group A translates to MPLFLLAVYMPLLAQTSVNQNNPHDTTKRDPGAVRTAATQKAPVDAGVPSLAAGDWPTYNGDLSGRRYSPLTKINTTNVKQLELAWTFRVNETSGGGRRISSTPLEVDGVLYFTVPSHVWAVDARTGVKLWQFDWKSKGGEAIGNRGVAVRGNTVYFETEDDYLVAIDRSTGQEKWHAEIGEAEANRAKFNFGSVPPTIIKNHVMVGVSGDDFDVPGFIEAHDPETGALQWRWYTHPNPGEPEAKSWPNDEAMLHGGGMTWVPGTYDPELNLYYFGTGNAQPVINGEARPGDNLYTGTICALNPDTGKLVWYFQPNPHDTHDWDAVQTPVLIDGVINGQKRKLLAQASRNGWFFVLDRTNGKALVSTPFAHQSWTLGLNSKGQPIPNPEKMPKPNGSLVSPNQSGAANWHPPSYDPQTGLFYVAASDAYSVYYVFDNNKKPEGWAGNDRGGYSRFALRALDYKTGKLRWEHPWIAGSARSGMLTTAGGLLFTGDTVSSFVAFNAATGAILWHAGLGNPVTNGPTTFVLDGQQYVTAAAGDTLYAFVLR, encoded by the coding sequence ATGCCACTGTTCCTGCTTGCCGTCTACATGCCGCTTCTGGCGCAGACATCCGTGAACCAGAACAATCCGCACGATACGACCAAGCGCGATCCGGGAGCTGTTCGCACCGCGGCAACGCAGAAGGCACCTGTGGATGCCGGCGTACCGAGCCTCGCGGCCGGAGATTGGCCAACCTATAACGGAGATCTGTCCGGCCGTCGTTATAGCCCTCTGACGAAGATCAACACGACCAACGTCAAGCAACTGGAACTGGCATGGACCTTCCGCGTCAACGAGACGTCGGGTGGCGGACGCCGCATTTCATCCACTCCGCTTGAGGTTGACGGCGTGTTGTACTTCACCGTTCCCAGCCATGTGTGGGCGGTGGACGCTCGCACTGGCGTCAAGCTTTGGCAGTTCGACTGGAAGAGCAAGGGCGGAGAGGCAATCGGCAATCGCGGTGTGGCCGTTCGTGGCAATACGGTTTACTTTGAGACGGAAGACGATTACCTTGTCGCGATTGACCGATCCACAGGCCAGGAGAAGTGGCATGCAGAGATTGGCGAGGCTGAAGCGAACCGCGCGAAGTTCAACTTCGGCAGCGTACCGCCCACCATCATTAAGAACCACGTGATGGTAGGTGTCTCCGGTGATGACTTTGATGTGCCAGGCTTTATCGAAGCACACGATCCGGAGACGGGGGCACTACAATGGCGTTGGTATACGCACCCCAACCCCGGGGAGCCGGAGGCGAAAAGCTGGCCTAATGATGAAGCCATGCTGCACGGCGGTGGAATGACCTGGGTGCCCGGAACATACGATCCGGAGTTGAACCTCTACTACTTTGGCACAGGCAATGCACAGCCGGTCATCAACGGTGAAGCACGGCCGGGCGACAACCTCTATACCGGCACCATATGCGCACTGAACCCGGATACGGGCAAGCTGGTGTGGTACTTCCAACCTAATCCGCACGACACGCACGACTGGGATGCCGTGCAGACGCCCGTACTCATCGACGGCGTGATCAATGGCCAGAAGCGCAAGCTGTTGGCGCAGGCCAGCCGCAATGGTTGGTTCTTCGTACTGGATCGCACGAATGGCAAAGCTCTGGTCAGCACGCCGTTTGCTCACCAGAGCTGGACGCTCGGTCTCAATAGCAAAGGCCAGCCCATCCCAAACCCAGAGAAGATGCCCAAACCAAATGGCTCGCTGGTGTCGCCCAACCAGTCAGGCGCGGCGAACTGGCATCCTCCTTCATACGATCCGCAGACCGGACTGTTCTATGTCGCCGCATCCGACGCATACAGCGTCTACTACGTTTTCGACAACAACAAGAAGCCCGAAGGATGGGCGGGCAATGATCGAGGCGGCTACTCGAGATTTGCGTTGCGTGCGCTGGATTACAAGACGGGCAAGCTGAGATGGGAACACCCGTGGATCGCTGGCAGCGCACGCTCCGGCATGCTGACCACGGCAGGCGGCCTTCTATTCACAGGCGACACCGTCTCAAGCTTCGTTGCGTTCAACGCCGCGACGGGTGCAATCCTGTGGCACGCGGGGCTGGGTAACCCGGTGACCAACGGCCCAACGACGTTCGTGCTTGATGGGCAGCAATACGTCACGGCTGCAGCGGGCGACACACTG